A section of the Citrus sinensis cultivar Valencia sweet orange chromosome 8, DVS_A1.0, whole genome shotgun sequence genome encodes:
- the LOC127899246 gene encoding cysteine protease RD19A-like produces MGSKTMVLFMVSLVVVSSVSSGTLIDDSDQLIRQVTDNSDKILSHHESTNNDLLGAEHHFSIFKKKFNKAYASQEELDRRFNIFKANLQRVACHEKLDSSATHGVT; encoded by the coding sequence ATGGGATCTAAAACAATGGTTCTCTTTATGGTCTCTCTCGTCGTCGTCTCCTCCGTTTCATCAGGGACGTTGATCGACGATAGCGATCAGCTGATCAGGCAAGTAACGGACAACAGTGACAAGATCCTAAGCCACCACGAGAGCACCAACAACGACCTCTTGGGCGCAGAGCACCACTTCTCCATATTCAAGAAGAAGTTCAATAAAGCGTACGCTTCGCAGGAGGAGCTCGACCGTAGGTTCAATATTTTCAAGGCCAACTTGCAACGCGTCGCGTGTCATGAGAAGCTCGACTCGAGCGCCACCCACGGTGTCACTTAG
- the LOC102620752 gene encoding purple acid phosphatase 2-like isoform X2: protein MPLDADVFQVPPGYNAPQQVHITQGDLVGKAVIVSWVTVDEPGTNTVVYWSENSEQKEQAEGKVYTYKYYNYTSGYIHHCTIRHLEFNTKYYYVVGIGHTERQFWFVTPPEVGPDVPYSFGLIGDLGQSYDSNVTLTHYERNPRKGQTLLFVGDLSYADNYPCHDNNRWDTWGRFVERSAAYQPWIWTAGNHEIDFYPEIGETVPFKPYSHRYHVPYRASGSTAPFWYSIKRASVYIIVLSSYSAYGKYTPQYKWLEEELPKVNRSETPWLIVLMHAPWYNSYNYHYMEGETMRVMYEPWLVKYKVDVVFAGHVHAYERSERVSNIAYNVVNGLCSPVKDLSAPVYIIIGDGGNLEGLATNMTEPQPAYSAYREASFGHAIFEIKNRTHAYYGWNRNQDGYAVEADSMWFLNRFWSPIDDSTTADS, encoded by the exons gttcATATAACTCAAGGGGATCTTGTGGGGAAGGCAGTGATAGTGTCATGGGTTACAGTGGATGAGCCAGGCACTAATACAGTGGTTTATTGGAGTGAAAATAGCGAGCAGAAGGAACAGGCTGAGGGCAAAGTTTATACTTATAAATACTACAATTATACTTCTGGTTACATTCATCACTGCACTATCAGACATTTAGAG TTCAATACTAAATATTACTATGTGGTTGGCATTGGACACACCGAAAGACAATTCTGGTTTGTGACTCCTCCTGAAGTTGGCCCTGATGTCCCATATTCATTTGGTCTCATTG GGGATCTTGGTCAGAGTTATGATTCAAATGTGACACTTACTCATTACGAGAGGAATCCACGAAAGGGGCAGACTCTGTTGTTTGTTGGGGACTTATCTTATGCTGACAACTATCCTTGTCACGATAATAATAGGTGGGATACATGGGGAAGGTTCGTTGAAAGAAGTGCTGCTTATCAACCTTGGATATGGACAGCCGGAAATCACGAAATTGACTTTTACCCAGAAATC GGTGAAACCGTACCTTTCAAGCCTTATTCCCACCGTTATCATGTTCCTTACAGAGCATCGGGAAGTACTGCTCCCTTTTGGTATTCGATAAAGAGAGCTTCAGTTTACATCATAGTCTTGTCTTCATACTCAGCATATG GAAAATACACTCCTCAGTATAAATGGCTGGAAGAGGAGCTACCAAAAGTCAACCGAAGTGAGACACCATGGTTGATTGTTCTCATGCATGCCCCTTGGTATAATAGCTACAACTATCATTACATGGAAGGAGAAACCATGAGAGTAATGTACGAACCATGGCTTGTGAAGTACAAAGTTGATGTGGTCTTTGCAGGCCATGTCCATGCCTATGAACGATCT GAACGTGTTTCCAACATTGCCTACAATGTCGTGAATGGTCTTTGCAGTCCCGTTAAGGATCTATCTGCACCCGTGTACATAATCATTGGTGATGGAGGCAATCTTGAGGGCTTAGCAACCAA CATGACGGAGCCACAGCCAGCATACTCAGCTTATCGTGAGGCCAGTTTTGGCCATGCCATTTTTGAGATCAAGAACCGAACTCACGCTTACTACGGTTGGAACCGCAATCAAGATGGGTATGCCGTGGAAGCTGATTCCATGTGGTTTTTGAACAGATTTTGGAGTCCAATTGATGATTCTACAACAGCAGATTCATGA